The following coding sequences are from one Shewanella putrefaciens window:
- a CDS encoding 3-deoxy-7-phosphoheptulonate synthase, translated as MTIKTDELRTTLLAKVISPAQLASEYPLTQDAADYLIQQRREVEAIITGEDQRLLVIIGPCSIHDTKAALEYAHRLAALHQELKDDLCILMRVYFEKPRTIVGWKGLISDPDLDGTFEPNKGLRIARQLLQQITELKLPIATEFLDMVNGQYIADLITWGAIGARTTESQVHREMASALSCPVGFKNGTDGNINIAVDAVRAAKVPHIFYSPDKDGAMSVYRTHGNPFGHIILRGGKKPNYHAQDIEEARLKLESVDVTPRMVVDFSHGNSEKNHLKQLIVAESIMAQMRAGSTAIAGIMAESFLQEGNQKVVDGQALCYGKSITDACLHWDDSEKLLRDLANASRERRELLMLDGQ; from the coding sequence ATGACCATTAAAACTGACGAATTACGTACAACCTTATTAGCTAAAGTCATCTCACCTGCACAACTGGCATCTGAGTATCCCTTAACTCAAGATGCAGCCGATTACCTTATCCAACAACGTCGTGAAGTTGAAGCGATTATCACAGGCGAGGATCAACGTCTGCTCGTGATCATTGGCCCATGTTCAATCCATGATACAAAAGCAGCGCTTGAATACGCCCACCGTTTAGCCGCTTTGCATCAAGAGTTGAAAGACGATTTGTGTATTCTAATGCGCGTGTATTTTGAAAAACCCCGCACAATTGTTGGCTGGAAAGGACTCATTTCAGATCCTGATCTTGATGGCACTTTTGAGCCTAACAAAGGGTTGCGTATTGCACGCCAATTATTACAACAAATCACAGAACTGAAATTACCCATAGCCACCGAGTTTTTAGATATGGTGAACGGCCAATATATAGCCGATTTAATCACTTGGGGCGCCATTGGTGCCCGCACCACGGAAAGCCAAGTCCACCGTGAAATGGCTTCTGCCCTATCTTGCCCAGTAGGATTTAAAAATGGTACCGACGGCAATATCAATATTGCCGTTGATGCTGTGCGCGCTGCTAAAGTGCCCCATATCTTCTATTCACCAGACAAAGATGGCGCCATGTCTGTATACCGCACCCACGGTAATCCGTTTGGACATATCATTCTTCGCGGCGGTAAAAAACCTAATTATCACGCTCAAGATATTGAAGAAGCACGTTTAAAGTTAGAGTCAGTAGATGTCACTCCGCGTATGGTCGTGGATTTTAGCCACGGAAACAGTGAAAAAAATCATCTCAAGCAGTTAATTGTAGCGGAGTCGATCATGGCACAAATGCGGGCGGGCAGTACCGCTATCGCGGGTATCATGGCCGAAAGTTTCTTACAAGAAGGCAATCAAAAAGTGGTTGACGGCCAAGCCCTATGTTACGGCAAAAGTATCACTGACGCCTGCTTACACTGGGATGACTCTGAAAAGCTATTACGGGATCTCGCCAATGCTTCTCGGGAAAGACGTGAATTACTAATGTTAGATGGACAATAA
- a CDS encoding acyl-CoA thioesterase, whose product MPNSPDAASPSFPDDIAHRINQSEARVIKAVFPSITNHHNTLFGGEALAWMDETAFIAATRFCRKALVTVSSDRIDFKKPIPAGTLAELIARVIHVGNTSLKVEVNIFVEDMYHDHREHAIRGVFTFVAVDEQRNPTQVWTKE is encoded by the coding sequence ATGCCCAATTCACCCGATGCTGCTAGTCCAAGTTTCCCCGATGATATCGCACACAGAATTAATCAATCCGAAGCCCGTGTCATTAAGGCCGTTTTTCCTTCCATCACCAACCATCACAATACCTTATTTGGTGGTGAAGCATTAGCATGGATGGATGAAACTGCCTTTATTGCGGCCACCCGCTTCTGCCGAAAAGCACTCGTCACAGTAAGCTCAGACAGAATTGATTTTAAAAAGCCGATCCCCGCTGGCACACTAGCGGAACTTATCGCCCGAGTGATCCATGTGGGGAATACCTCGTTAAAAGTCGAGGTAAACATCTTCGTTGAAGATATGTACCATGATCATCGAGAGCATGCTATTCGCGGAGTATTCACCTTTGTTGCGGTAGACGAACAACGAAATCCCACACAAGTTTGGACTAAAGAATAA
- a CDS encoding response regulator transcription factor yields the protein MKQENLNIIIADDHPLFRNALRQALTSAFEQAKWYEADSAEALQTVLDTHDVSYDLVLLDLQMPGSHGYSTLIHLRSHYPELPVVVISAHEDINTISRAIHYGSSGFIPKSASMETLKEALSAVLFGDIWLPAGAEIIPIEDDDIDKMASKLSDLTPQQYKVLQMFAEGLLNKQIAYDLGVSEATIKAHATAIFRKLGVRNRTQAVIALAQLEMDKVDLS from the coding sequence ATGAAGCAAGAAAACTTAAATATTATTATCGCAGATGATCATCCATTGTTCAGAAATGCACTACGTCAAGCATTGACCAGTGCCTTTGAGCAAGCCAAATGGTATGAAGCCGACAGTGCCGAAGCCTTACAAACGGTTTTGGATACACATGATGTAAGCTACGACTTGGTTTTACTCGACTTACAAATGCCCGGCTCACACGGCTATTCGACATTGATCCATTTACGTTCTCACTATCCTGAGCTTCCCGTTGTGGTGATTTCTGCCCATGAGGATATCAATACAATTAGCCGAGCAATCCATTACGGCAGCAGTGGGTTTATTCCTAAATCTGCATCGATGGAAACGCTAAAAGAAGCGCTGAGTGCCGTATTGTTTGGGGATATTTGGTTACCTGCTGGTGCTGAAATCATTCCCATTGAAGATGATGATATCGATAAAATGGCAAGTAAACTGTCGGATCTGACTCCACAGCAATATAAAGTGCTGCAAATGTTTGCCGAAGGTTTACTCAATAAACAAATCGCCTATGACTTAGGTGTATCTGAAGCGACCATTAAGGCCCATGCCACCGCTATCTTCAGAAAATTAGGCGTTCGTAACCGTACTCAAGCGGTTATTGCTCTAGCCCAGTTAGAAATGGATAAAGTCGATTTATCTTAA
- the cysB gene encoding HTH-type transcriptional regulator CysB: MKLQQLRYIAEVVKHNLNVSATAENLYTSQPGISKQVRMLEDELGIQIFGRSGKHLTHVTPAGQQVINIANDILGKVESIKKVSEEYTKPDQGELNIATTDTQARYALPTIIRQFIDRYPKVNLHMHQGTPSQISEQAARGDADFAIATEAMHLYSDLIMLPCYHWNRSVVVPKEHPLATRTQKMTIEDLARYPLVTYVFGFDRASEIEKAFNRANLEPRVVFSATSADVLKTYVRLGLGVGVIASMAIDPNIDKDLVAIDAGHLFAHSTTKIGFRKGSFLRSYMYDFIQHFAPHLTRDVVEKAVALRDQQLIDEMFADKNLPMR, translated from the coding sequence ATGAAACTGCAACAGCTCAGGTATATTGCTGAGGTCGTAAAACACAATCTCAACGTGTCGGCAACCGCTGAAAATTTGTACACATCTCAACCTGGGATCAGTAAACAAGTTCGGATGCTGGAGGATGAGTTAGGGATCCAAATTTTTGGTCGTAGTGGTAAGCATTTAACCCATGTTACCCCCGCTGGGCAGCAGGTAATTAATATCGCTAACGACATTTTAGGCAAAGTAGAAAGCATTAAAAAAGTGTCTGAAGAATATACTAAGCCGGATCAAGGTGAGTTAAATATTGCGACGACAGATACTCAGGCCCGTTATGCATTGCCAACGATTATTCGCCAGTTTATTGATCGTTACCCCAAAGTGAACTTGCATATGCATCAAGGGACACCATCACAAATAAGTGAGCAAGCTGCACGAGGCGATGCGGATTTTGCGATAGCAACAGAAGCGATGCACTTGTATTCCGATCTGATTATGTTGCCTTGTTACCATTGGAATCGCTCAGTAGTCGTGCCAAAAGAGCATCCTTTGGCTACGCGTACGCAAAAAATGACGATTGAAGACCTAGCGCGGTATCCTTTAGTCACCTATGTATTTGGTTTTGACCGTGCTTCAGAAATAGAAAAGGCATTTAATCGTGCCAATTTAGAGCCGCGAGTGGTTTTTAGCGCCACCAGTGCCGATGTGCTGAAAACTTATGTGCGATTAGGGTTAGGCGTTGGAGTGATAGCGTCTATGGCTATTGATCCTAATATTGATAAAGACTTAGTTGCCATTGATGCGGGCCATTTATTTGCTCATAGTACAACGAAAATAGGTTTTAGAAAGGGGAGCTTCTTACGTAGTTATATGTATGACTTTATTCAGCACTTTGCGCCACATTTGACTCGCGATGTGGTTGAGAAAGCGGTTGCTCTGCGCGATCAGCAGCTTATCGATGAAATGTTTGCTGATAAAAATCTACCAATGCGTTGA
- the zomB gene encoding flagellar motor control protein ZomB, producing the protein MTFTFVLILIGALLLLVIGINVIQQQKERAEAERRIEFARQRAIIDETETVLSNTGMIPCSTHIILVLYRRVQDALEIATTLSANQQQGDYQRRLADLKNQIATLQSNTPQVPPIENFRLPDNDKQILALVQTLKKLKAILRAEHNKGRVDPSVFAQEENRIDSLQLRINVDSMLSRARAASFMKQYGSSKQMVTKALATLHAIKAQTPNDPFIGRKVDEAKLLLDEIMGAQKQSEPSSPKPKNEEDDIDMLFQPKKKW; encoded by the coding sequence ATGACATTCACCTTTGTTCTGATCCTCATCGGTGCACTTTTACTGCTTGTTATCGGAATTAACGTTATACAACAACAAAAAGAGCGCGCTGAGGCGGAGCGCCGCATTGAATTTGCCCGTCAAAGGGCCATTATTGATGAAACAGAAACGGTACTATCCAATACAGGGATGATACCTTGCAGTACACACATCATTCTGGTGCTGTACCGCCGAGTGCAAGATGCATTAGAGATCGCAACTACCCTAAGCGCAAACCAGCAACAGGGGGATTATCAACGCCGCCTTGCCGATCTCAAAAACCAAATTGCAACATTGCAATCTAACACACCTCAAGTCCCTCCCATTGAGAATTTTAGATTGCCCGATAATGACAAACAAATTTTAGCGCTAGTGCAAACCTTAAAGAAATTAAAAGCCATTTTACGCGCGGAACACAATAAGGGAAGAGTCGATCCGAGTGTATTTGCCCAAGAAGAAAATCGCATTGATAGCTTACAACTTAGGATCAATGTTGACTCTATGTTGTCCCGCGCTCGGGCAGCAAGCTTTATGAAGCAATATGGGTCTTCCAAACAAATGGTCACTAAAGCCTTAGCAACATTACACGCTATTAAAGCTCAAACCCCTAATGATCCATTTATTGGTCGTAAAGTTGATGAAGCAAAGCTCTTGCTAGATGAGATTATGGGCGCACAAAAACAATCAGAGCCAAGCTCACCAAAACCTAAAAACGAAGAAGACGATATTGATATGTTATTTCAGCCGAAAAAGAAGTGGTAA
- the topA gene encoding type I DNA topoisomerase codes for MGKSLVIVESPAKAKTINKYLGKEFIVKSSVGHIRDLPTSSTSEGNEKVKSAAEVKKMSPEEKAQYKKVKDQQALVSRMGVNPEKGWAAKYQILPGKEKVVKELQALADSADQIYLATDLDREGEAIAWHLQEVIGGDPSRYQRVVFNEITKSAIQDAFSKPSTLDTNMVNAQQARRFLDRVVGFMVSPLLWKKVARGLSAGRVQSVAVRLVVERESEIKAFVPEEFWDVHAQLTTPAEESLRMEVVKHLDSAFEPINEQQALAAVQALSSASFKVISREDKATQSKPSAPFITSTLQQAASTRLGFGVKKTMMMAQRLYEAGHITYMRTDSTNLSQEALESVRDMIGKAFGAKYLPAEPIRYGSKEGAQEAHEAIRPSNVHVEATDLTDMERDAQRLYELIWRQFVSCQMTPAQYDATKLTVKAGDYELKATGRTLRFDGWTRVQTVLKKKNEEDNTLPFVSQGDVLALKELQPKQHFTKPPARYSEASLVKELEKRGIGRPSTYATIISTIQDRGYVKVENRRFYAEKMGEIVSERLVSSFADLMSYDFTASMEQTLDDVARGELDWKKVLDGFYADFTKQLEKAERDPEEGGMRLNQMVMTDIKCPTCGRPMGIRTGTTGVFLGCSGYELPPKERCKTTMNLTPGVEAISENSEDAETDALRAKHRCGICGTAMDSYLIDEKRKLHVCGNNPICEGYEVEEGQFKIKGYEGPLIECDRCGHDMELKNGRFGKYFGCTNEECKNTRKLLKNGEAAPPKEDPIYLPELKCSKSDAHFVLRDGAAGIFLAASTFPKSRETRAPLVEELVKYRELLWPKYQYLADAPICDDEGNKAAVKFSRKTKEQYVATEVDGKATGWSAHYINGKWVSESTAKKSKKA; via the coding sequence ATGGGTAAATCGCTAGTTATTGTCGAATCACCGGCCAAAGCTAAGACTATTAATAAATATCTTGGCAAAGAATTCATCGTTAAATCGAGCGTAGGTCACATCCGAGATCTGCCGACATCATCGACTTCAGAAGGCAATGAAAAGGTTAAATCTGCTGCCGAAGTTAAGAAGATGTCGCCAGAAGAAAAAGCTCAATATAAAAAGGTGAAGGATCAGCAAGCGCTGGTGTCTCGCATGGGCGTTAACCCTGAAAAGGGCTGGGCGGCTAAGTACCAAATTTTGCCAGGTAAAGAAAAGGTCGTTAAAGAGTTACAGGCACTTGCCGATTCTGCTGACCAAATCTATCTCGCAACCGACTTAGACCGTGAGGGAGAAGCTATCGCCTGGCATTTGCAAGAGGTGATTGGTGGTGATCCTTCACGGTATCAACGTGTTGTTTTTAACGAAATTACTAAGTCTGCGATTCAAGATGCTTTTAGCAAACCGTCGACACTCGACACTAACATGGTTAATGCCCAACAAGCCCGCCGCTTTTTAGACCGTGTGGTGGGCTTTATGGTGTCACCACTCTTATGGAAAAAGGTGGCGCGAGGCTTGTCAGCGGGTCGAGTCCAATCCGTCGCAGTTCGCTTAGTGGTTGAGCGAGAAAGTGAAATCAAAGCCTTTGTGCCAGAAGAATTTTGGGATGTACATGCCCAGTTAACTACACCCGCAGAAGAATCGCTGCGGATGGAAGTGGTTAAGCATTTAGATTCAGCTTTTGAACCCATCAATGAGCAACAAGCATTAGCTGCCGTGCAGGCTTTATCTTCAGCGAGCTTTAAAGTCATTTCCCGCGAAGATAAAGCGACACAAAGTAAACCTTCAGCCCCTTTTATCACCTCAACTTTGCAGCAGGCTGCGAGTACCCGTTTAGGGTTTGGTGTTAAGAAAACCATGATGATGGCTCAGCGACTTTATGAAGCAGGCCATATCACTTATATGCGTACTGACTCAACCAATTTGAGCCAAGAAGCACTCGAAAGTGTGCGTGATATGATTGGTAAAGCATTTGGTGCCAAATATCTACCTGCAGAACCTATTCGTTATGGTTCAAAGGAAGGGGCACAAGAGGCTCATGAGGCGATTCGTCCATCAAATGTCCACGTAGAGGCCACAGATCTAACCGATATGGAGCGTGACGCTCAGCGTTTGTATGAGCTTATTTGGCGTCAGTTTGTTTCTTGTCAGATGACACCAGCACAATATGATGCAACCAAATTAACGGTGAAAGCGGGCGATTACGAATTAAAAGCCACGGGACGAACGCTGCGTTTTGATGGTTGGACACGGGTACAAACCGTGCTCAAGAAGAAAAATGAAGAAGATAATACATTGCCATTCGTGTCACAGGGCGATGTATTAGCGTTGAAAGAGTTACAGCCTAAACAACATTTTACTAAGCCGCCAGCACGATACAGTGAAGCTTCTTTAGTTAAAGAATTAGAAAAACGTGGCATTGGCCGCCCATCAACCTATGCAACCATCATTTCAACGATTCAAGATCGTGGTTATGTAAAAGTCGAGAATCGTCGTTTCTATGCCGAAAAAATGGGTGAAATTGTCAGTGAACGATTAGTCAGTAGTTTTGCTGATTTAATGAGTTATGACTTTACCGCCAGCATGGAGCAAACATTAGATGATGTGGCTCGCGGCGAATTAGATTGGAAAAAAGTGCTTGATGGTTTCTATGCTGACTTTACTAAGCAATTAGAAAAAGCGGAGCGTGATCCTGAAGAAGGTGGCATGCGTCTTAACCAAATGGTGATGACGGATATCAAGTGCCCAACTTGTGGTCGTCCTATGGGGATCCGTACTGGTACAACTGGTGTTTTCCTTGGTTGTTCTGGTTATGAGTTGCCCCCCAAAGAACGCTGTAAGACGACGATGAACTTAACGCCTGGTGTTGAGGCGATTAGCGAAAATAGTGAAGATGCTGAAACAGATGCATTGCGTGCGAAGCACCGCTGTGGTATCTGCGGCACGGCAATGGACAGTTACCTGATCGATGAGAAGCGTAAGTTACACGTTTGCGGTAACAATCCGATTTGTGAAGGTTATGAGGTTGAAGAAGGCCAATTTAAGATCAAAGGTTATGAAGGCCCATTGATTGAGTGTGATCGCTGTGGCCATGATATGGAATTAAAGAATGGTCGTTTTGGTAAATATTTTGGCTGTACTAACGAAGAATGTAAAAATACTCGTAAGTTACTGAAAAATGGTGAGGCAGCGCCGCCAAAAGAAGATCCCATTTACTTACCAGAGCTCAAATGCAGCAAATCTGACGCGCATTTTGTCTTACGTGATGGTGCCGCAGGTATCTTCTTAGCGGCCAGTACTTTCCCTAAATCACGGGAAACGAGAGCGCCATTAGTGGAAGAATTGGTGAAATACCGTGAATTGCTGTGGCCTAAGTACCAGTACCTTGCAGATGCGCCAATCTGTGATGACGAGGGCAATAAGGCTGCTGTGAAATTTAGCCGTAAAACAAAAGAGCAATACGTTGCTACTGAAGTTGACGGTAAAGCGACAGGCTGGTCTGCGCATTACATCAATGGTAAGTGGGTGAGTGAGTCAACGGCTAAAAAAAGTAAAAAAGCGTAA
- the astB gene encoding N-succinylarginine dihydrolase gives MKHFEANFDGLVGPTHNYAGLSFGNVASLSNAALVSNPKAAAKQGLQKAKALADMGIVQGMLAPQERPDLYTLRRIGFSGSDANVLKQAAKEAPILLNACCSASSMWTANAATVSPSADTRDGKLHFTPANLVDKLHRSIEPLTTGRILTATFSDPHYFHHHSHLPEHNSFGDEGAANHTRLCKEYGHAGVELFVYGQEATNPNAPKPQKYPARQTLEASMAVARLHQLEDDNCVFIQQNPDVIDQGVFHNDVIAVGNQNVLFYHEQAFLNTQQKIDEIKRKLDTELYFIEVPTAKVTIQDAVKSYLFNTQIITLASGEMAIIAPTDCQENPAVLAYLNELLTLNTPIKQVLYFDVKQSMQNGGGPACLRLRVAMNEKEITAVNQHTLLNDALFNRLNTWIEKHYRDRLTTQDLADPQLIIESRTALDELSQIMKLGSVYQFQK, from the coding sequence ATGAAGCACTTTGAAGCGAATTTTGATGGACTCGTTGGACCAACACACAATTACGCAGGGTTATCATTTGGCAATGTCGCCTCACTCAGCAACGCTGCTTTAGTTTCTAACCCCAAAGCTGCAGCTAAACAAGGACTTCAAAAAGCCAAAGCACTGGCCGATATGGGCATAGTTCAAGGCATGTTAGCCCCTCAAGAGCGCCCAGACCTTTACACATTGCGCCGAATTGGATTTTCTGGCTCTGATGCTAATGTATTAAAACAAGCAGCAAAAGAAGCACCAATATTGCTTAATGCCTGTTGCAGCGCCTCCAGCATGTGGACGGCGAATGCGGCAACGGTTTCACCCAGTGCAGATACACGTGACGGCAAACTGCATTTCACCCCAGCAAATTTAGTCGATAAACTGCATCGCAGTATAGAGCCTTTGACAACGGGGCGCATATTAACAGCAACTTTCAGTGATCCCCACTATTTTCATCACCATAGTCACTTACCTGAGCATAATAGCTTCGGAGATGAGGGCGCCGCAAACCACACTCGCCTCTGCAAAGAGTATGGTCATGCAGGTGTTGAACTGTTTGTTTATGGACAAGAAGCCACTAATCCCAACGCGCCTAAACCGCAAAAATATCCAGCTAGACAGACTTTAGAAGCATCGATGGCTGTGGCTCGTTTACATCAGCTTGAAGACGATAATTGTGTCTTCATTCAACAAAATCCTGATGTGATTGATCAAGGCGTATTCCATAACGATGTTATCGCTGTCGGTAACCAAAATGTGTTGTTCTACCACGAGCAAGCATTTTTAAATACCCAACAGAAAATTGATGAAATTAAACGCAAGCTCGACACTGAACTGTATTTTATTGAAGTGCCAACAGCAAAAGTGACAATTCAAGATGCGGTGAAAAGTTATTTATTCAATACGCAAATTATCACTCTTGCCTCAGGCGAAATGGCCATTATTGCCCCAACAGATTGCCAAGAAAACCCTGCGGTACTTGCTTATTTAAATGAATTACTGACACTAAACACGCCGATTAAACAAGTGCTTTATTTCGATGTAAAACAAAGCATGCAAAATGGAGGGGGACCAGCATGCCTTCGTTTACGGGTTGCGATGAATGAAAAAGAAATAACGGCAGTCAATCAACATACTCTGCTCAATGATGCCTTATTCAACCGCTTAAACACTTGGATAGAAAAACATTATAGAGACAGATTAACGACCCAAGATTTAGCTGACCCACAGTTAATTATTGAATCACGCACGGCACTAGATGAACTTTCTCAGATCATGAAACTTGGCAGCGTCTACCAATTCCAGAAATAG
- a CDS encoding Ig-like domain-containing protein translates to MKSVYKVFLVGLCSLFFVACGGGGSISDDGGGSTPTPGVITVSLTISNTNISAATPATVSAKVVDSKLGVLANKLVTFTLDDSALGVFQTLEDTASNGAVVTDANGVASLKLLTAQKAGGGVITAKVSSGESGTIPFMMKGDGGNAGGGPQVTLKLTDAAGNSINSITSTTPGILSATVTGLTKTVIVTFDSTIGDLPVKTAITDLNGKASVNLYAGSTPGAGTATASLSTGEVGEQVFVVGATNVLMGSGSPFVSGKADVSALTLSAGGTATISILLQDDQGKAFTEPVDVRFASTCSNKASPEAIISSPVTAVGGQATSTYLAKGCVGIDNITVTADVGGKNLSATGSITVLSASAGSVVFVDATPEHIGIKGTGINESSTLRFRVLDTNNNPVANKAVSFKLNNNSAGLTLTPDTATSNNQGYVQTVVNSGTVATTVRVTASIDGTNPLISSQSNVLVVSTGKPDQDSFSLSASVFNVEGWNYDGAKVTITARLADAFNNPVPDGTAVVFTAEGGSIESSCQTQKGVCSVVWTSQQPRPVGVDGNGPLFDANGNQNQDPNAMLRAETNFASKTYLGNYFGQPYGGRVTITATAIGEESFPDLNSNNILDTDSEFSLFVGTPTNCGRDNSGDCYDLTEAFVDHNEDGIYTPKYPKNGSTDTSGDRETFTDFIDPVNPTGQGVFDLADGEYSGVLCDNSAAASVKCSPQASISVRRSLVLVMSGSDAIATRAENTLIADAIPNNGQIDIAIKGTASVMFTIADINNQQMPAGTVVNFKATGATVTSSTSYTWPSTNYNGGRQFVVSLKGGDQADSGNLIVTVTTPGVKDAQGGDIAGTTTEVLNIPILVR, encoded by the coding sequence ATGAAGTCAGTGTATAAGGTTTTTCTTGTAGGATTATGTTCACTTTTCTTCGTTGCCTGTGGTGGTGGGGGCAGTATTTCCGATGATGGTGGTGGCTCAACCCCAACACCAGGCGTCATTACCGTCAGTCTTACTATTTCAAATACTAATATTTCAGCTGCTACACCTGCGACAGTGAGTGCGAAAGTTGTTGATTCTAAGTTAGGCGTTCTTGCTAATAAACTGGTCACGTTCACCCTTGATGATAGTGCATTGGGTGTTTTTCAAACGCTAGAGGATACGGCATCTAACGGTGCGGTTGTGACTGATGCAAATGGGGTTGCATCTCTTAAATTGCTCACAGCGCAAAAAGCAGGAGGCGGTGTTATTACTGCAAAAGTGTCATCAGGTGAGTCTGGAACGATCCCTTTTATGATGAAAGGAGACGGCGGTAATGCTGGAGGTGGCCCTCAAGTGACATTAAAGCTAACCGACGCTGCAGGAAATTCAATTAATAGCATTACATCGACAACGCCTGGCATATTGTCGGCAACGGTGACCGGACTCACTAAAACCGTGATAGTGACTTTTGATTCCACAATTGGTGATTTGCCCGTCAAGACGGCCATTACTGATCTCAATGGTAAAGCGAGCGTTAATTTATATGCAGGTAGTACACCGGGTGCGGGGACTGCAACTGCGTCATTAAGTACGGGTGAGGTAGGGGAGCAAGTTTTTGTTGTGGGTGCTACCAATGTGTTAATGGGAAGTGGCTCGCCTTTTGTTTCGGGTAAGGCTGATGTGAGTGCATTAACCTTATCAGCAGGAGGGACTGCAACTATTTCAATCTTATTACAAGATGATCAGGGGAAAGCGTTTACTGAGCCAGTGGATGTTCGTTTTGCTTCAACCTGTTCAAATAAAGCCAGCCCTGAAGCAATAATTAGTAGCCCCGTGACCGCGGTGGGTGGGCAGGCTACAAGTACATATCTTGCCAAAGGATGTGTGGGTATTGACAATATTACGGTGACCGCGGATGTGGGTGGCAAAAATTTGTCAGCGACGGGTAGCATTACAGTGTTGTCAGCAAGTGCAGGGAGTGTCGTTTTTGTTGATGCCACGCCCGAACATATTGGTATTAAAGGGACTGGAATCAATGAGTCTTCTACTTTACGTTTTAGGGTGTTAGATACCAACAATAATCCAGTCGCAAATAAAGCGGTCAGTTTTAAATTGAATAATAATTCAGCTGGATTGACGTTAACCCCCGACACCGCAACATCAAACAATCAAGGGTATGTACAAACAGTGGTTAATTCCGGCACCGTTGCCACAACGGTAAGGGTTACGGCAAGTATTGATGGGACTAACCCATTAATTTCCAGTCAATCCAATGTACTTGTTGTTTCGACAGGTAAACCAGATCAAGACAGTTTTTCACTCTCAGCTTCCGTTTTTAATGTTGAAGGTTGGAATTATGACGGCGCTAAGGTCACTATTACAGCCCGTCTAGCCGATGCCTTTAATAACCCTGTACCTGATGGAACCGCTGTAGTATTTACTGCTGAGGGTGGTTCGATAGAGAGTTCTTGCCAAACACAAAAAGGGGTTTGTTCCGTGGTATGGACAAGCCAGCAACCTCGTCCTGTGGGGGTTGATGGTAATGGACCACTTTTTGATGCAAATGGCAATCAGAACCAAGATCCTAATGCAATGCTTAGAGCCGAGACCAATTTTGCCAGTAAAACATATCTGGGAAATTATTTTGGTCAGCCCTATGGCGGTAGGGTGACTATTACTGCCACTGCTATTGGTGAGGAGTCATTTCCTGATTTAAACAGTAACAACATTCTCGATACTGATAGTGAGTTTAGTTTATTTGTGGGAACTCCTACGAATTGTGGTCGTGATAATAGTGGGGATTGTTATGATCTTACTGAGGCATTTGTTGATCATAATGAAGATGGTATTTATACACCTAAATATCCAAAGAATGGTTCAACGGATACTTCTGGTGATCGTGAGACTTTTACCGATTTTATTGACCCAGTTAACCCGACAGGACAAGGTGTCTTTGATTTAGCCGACGGAGAGTACAGTGGTGTGTTATGTGACAATTCCGCTGCGGCATCAGTCAAATGCAGTCCGCAAGCATCCATCTCCGTACGCCGCTCACTTGTATTAGTGATGTCAGGAAGTGATGCGATTGCCACTCGTGCTGAAAATACCTTAATTGCCGATGCTATTCCCAATAATGGGCAGATTGATATTGCGATTAAAGGCACTGCCTCCGTGATGTTTACTATTGCTGATATCAATAATCAACAAATGCCTGCTGGAACTGTGGTGAACTTTAAAGCAACGGGCGCGACGGTGACAAGTTCAACGAGTTACACATGGCCGAGTACAAATTATAACGGTGGCCGTCAGTTTGTGGTTAGCTTAAAAGGTGGCGATCAAGCTGATTCAGGAAATCTAATCGTCACAGTTACCACTCCGGGTGTAAAAGATGCGCAGGGAGGGGATATTGCTGGAACAACAACGGAGGTATTAAATATTCCTATTCTTGTGAGATAG